The segment GTTTTAAGTTTGCCATGATGCCCCAAGAGGAAAATGCACTAATTTCTTTTCTGGGACAGAGAAGtacaaagatgattttttttttcattgtagacAAGTGAATAGTTCTGGATGATGAACTACATGGTGAAAATGATTACATACATGCACTTTGGCCTCTGGTTTGAAATGATCcctcaaaggaaaaagaaagctaatGAAATGGGAGATAGTCCCGGTTCTGATACTAAGTAGCTGTATGTCACTGGGTTGATGACTTAAATTCTCTAAAGTCCAATATCATCCTCCTGGAAATAAAACCCATTTGCTTCCCTCAAAATCCTATAAACATGGACATAATGAAGTGATATGAAACCATAATCTATGGCAAACttcataataatttaataaagattattttattttcaataaattttaaaatactacacTTCCAAGTGGTCTGAGAAATATATTCATTCAAGCTCCTTGAGAGTTAAATAAGAAAGCTAAGATGTGACTACATGAATAGAAATTATTGACAGGAGAGATGGCACAGAGTACAGAAAATGGTAATATTCTatgtaatagaaaaatagaaatatgtaatAGGAAAATGGCAGagataaaggtaaaaaaattagAGTTATAGGATTTTGTCTTGTATTTGAGATATTATATACTAATATAGAGTACTTACTATGTACATAAAGTACTcttaaaaaattatggaaaggggcacctgcgtggctcaatcagttaagtgtctggctcttgattttggctcaggtcatgatttcatggttcgtgggtttgagccccgcatcaggttctgtgctaacagtacccgagcctacttgggattctctttctccccaccacccctctctctcgaataaattaaaaagagaaaaaagaaaaattatggaaactATATGGATGCCTAGGTACCACACTCAGGGATTATAAGTTATTAGATAGGCAATATTGTTTAttgaaatggaatttaaaaaacggATGATATTGGCAGGCAGCTCAACTGTGAAAAATTGATCGCTTCATTAAATGCAATCCTAAACTTATCTATAAATTTAATACAACTCCAATTTAAGCTAAACAAGTATTTTGGCAGGAATTGACATGCCAAttctataatatttataaaaaaagaaagaattatgaaaataaaaataaaaataattgggatATTCACACATGTAAAGTTAAATAATCTTAATGAACCATTGAAAAGATAGACAactagataaatggaacagagtAGTGTTAAGAAATAGATTCGTCCATAATTGCTAAGAAATATCTATGAAGGagagtaattttttaatggtgcttaatttgtaaaatagctttatgccacaaaaaaagaaacgtTGACTCATTGTTTGCACCATATGTAAAACTTCTCAAAATGAATCTTACACCTTTAATATAAGTCCTATTACTATACATACCTAGAGAAAACTTGGGCATCTGTGTGATCATGGTTTAGTCACTGATTTTTAGATAAATCTCAAAACACGagacatgagagaaaaaaaaagtgacaaattgTATTTCATCACATTTAAAATCTTCTGCTATGAAGAAGATATTGTTGagggaataaataaacaaaccgtAGACTTGcataaaatatttgctgaacccaataaagaatatatgaacaaactctaaaatcaaaacaaaacaaaaaagataaacaacaaaaaagtgggCACAAATTTGAGCAAACGTTTCACCacagaagatacacagatggtaACTAAGACCATGAAAAAGGTTAACACCATTTGTGTGTTAAAATTTTTGGCTCAAATTCAAGAGCcatactcttgattttggctcagctcaagatcccagggttgtgggatcgagccccatgtcaggatctacGCTGAGCTTGGAGTCTActtgggtgtctctctctctctctctctctctctctctctctctctctctctctctatctctatcttctCTCCCCATGCCCCACTTCCCTACTTGTGGGCACTCTCtctgataataataattttaaaagtatgaaaacaGCTAATAGAATGCACTTACCTTGTATGTTACTAAATTATTCttgatttatgatttttttacttCTAGTTAATTCCTTCTTCTCTTACTCATGTTTTCAAATCCTTTCAATGTTTTGCCTTCTCAGTTGTAACATATTCATATactttattatttcaataaaactttactattttaaattttctttaacctTATTCTAAGATACTGAATTATCATATTAGCTTGCTTGCTCTAAAGCCTTGTTTTATTAGTGGATTTTGGTAACTTTGGaatattgtttacttttattcCTTTACAAGTTATGTGcgacagttgacccttgaacaacacaggtttggactgtgtgggtccacttatagttggatttcttttaataaatacagtacagtgctATAGaggtattttctcttccttatgattttattagtaacattttttctttctctagttcattttattgtatggatacaacatataacacatataacatacaaaatatgtgttcatgaCTTCATGTTATTGataagacttctggtcaacagtaggctcttaATAGTTAAGTTTTCAAGCAGTCAAAATTACAGACTTTTGACTGGGAGGGGTGGCACCCCTAGTCCTGTTGTGCAAGGGTCTACTctataatatttcattaattcttttattGCCCTTTCCCCCATGTTTATATATGATGGGCATTTTGACTATCATAAAgaggtacgtgtgtgtgtgtatgtgtgtgtgtgtgtgtgtgtgtgtgtgtgtgtatttttagtgccctaaaatttctctttgctctgtcttttcatcttctctctccaaacagctggcaaccactcatcattttactttctctggagttttgctttttctacaACATCATATTGTTGGAATCATACTGGTTATGTAGCATTTCAGATTAGCTTTGCtcacttattaaaatatatttgttgccTTCttatcttttcatgacttgatagctcttttctttcagcactgcATAATAATTTATTGTCTGCGTATAACACACtttatgtatccattcatatattgaaagaCGTGGTTGCTTCTAGATGTAATTCTggcaattacaaataaagttgctacGAACATCTGTGTGCAAGCTTCTGAGTGAATGTTAAGTTctcaactcctttggataaataccaaagaatgtgattgctggatcagagAGTAAGAGTATGTATGGCTTTGTAATTCCTTCCTCCTTTATCTGTTATTGCTGGTCATTTATTTCCCTTATACGTAAGTACACATAATCATATATGTAGGTaagatacatacatatgcatatataattgaGTACATTGTTCCTGTTCTATCATTTCACTacactcacttctttttttttttaatttttttttcaacgtttatttacttttgggacagagagagacagagcatgaatgggggaggggcagagatagagggagacacagaattggaaacaggctccaggctctgagccatcagcccagagcccgacgcggggctcgaactcacggaccgcgagatcgtgacctggctgaagtcggacgcttaaccgactgcgccacccaggcgcccctcactacaCTCACTTCTTGTTTGAATGTTTACTACGAAGTTGGATGTGATTCTTAATTGCGTTCCTTTGTaggtgaggtgtttttttttttctctaccttctttCAGAagcttttgggtttttaaaatttgttttagtttttaattttgttttatttgtgattCTCTGCGGtttgaaaatgatatgccaaGGTATAATTTCTATGGCATTTATCTTGCATAGCGTCATCTGAACTTTCTGGACCTGGATCTGCGGTCTAGTGTCTGGAATTAATTTGAGGACATTGTCAGTCATTTTGCTTCAAAtacttcttctttccttttccacaaTCTTCAGATATTCTATTctagttttctgggtttttttgtttgtttgtttgtttgttttgttttgtttgggttcttTTTAATTGTTCGTTCTCTTTACTTTTCAGTTTCCACAGTTTCTATTCAGGTATGCTCAAGTTCAGAGATTCTCTCTGCCATGTCTAATCCACCAGTCAGCCCATTAAAGGCATTCTTCACTTCAGAAGGTTTCGTCATTGTCCTTccaaagtttctttttgttttttttttcttaggatttccatttCTCTACTAACATTGCTCCTCTGTGCTTCCATGCTGTCTACTTGTGATCCATTAGAACCCTTAGCATATTACTCATTGCTGTTTTAAATGCCCAATCTGACATTTAATTCCAAAATCTCTGCCAAGTCTGGCTCTGGTACTCGTTTTGTGCTTTCAAAGTGCTCTCTTTTGCCTTTTAGtttaactgtaatttttttttttttttgggtagcCCGACATAATGCACTGAGTAAAAGGAACTGCTTTAAATAGACCTTTAGTAACAATGTAGTCAGGTGTGGGAGCTAGAGAAGTGTTCTTTAGTCTTAAGATTGGATCTCAGTCTTTTAGCGGGCCTGTGCCACCCGATTGTGAACTTTACAATTGTTTCTTAATCTTCTTCTTTCCCTTAGGTGTGTCTGGATAGCTAGAGTatctggagttgggtatttccctcctccctcattaCTTAGGCTCTGATAATACCCCACCAGCCTAGGCACTGGTTAGCTAATTTCTCCTGAGGGCAGGCTTTCTtttactatgtgtgtgtgtgtgtgtgtgtgtgtgtgtgtgtgtgtgtgtgtttgcgtgtgtgtatGCTTCCTGTAAAGGGAGACAGAAGGAACTATTTTGAagggtatatatatgtgtatatatatatatatatatatatatatatgtatatttatatatatttatatatgtatatttatatatatttatatatatgtatatttatgtatatttatatatatttatatatatatacttcaaaaTAGTTCCTTCTGTATCCTTTTACAGGAAGCACAGGATGTTTTCTTCAGTATTTACTGGTGGGAATCAGGTCAAGCTTCTGAAAGTAAAttaaagcaggggtgggggcacccTCTAGATACCCCTGAAATCTTTAAGACTCAGAGTTGTTCACACTCCACCTTCAACAATTTGTCAGTTTTAGTTCAGGTTTTCTTATCTAGGTGCTGGTTCCATGGTGTTTTCTGCTTCTGAGTTTCTGCTCAAGGAAGATTTGACTCCCTGTATTTGCCTGTTTCTGCAATCTTGGAGGCTGCTAATTgctttctgtcctcttctctttAAGGATCTGAGAAGCATATAgtgtgttcagttttttttttttttaactcattgaTAGGACAGAGTTGTGCCCTCCAAGCTCTTTACCTCTGGAGCTAGAAACCGAAGttaccaattttgttttattacttgtttctttttttctctttcccatagTAAAGGATTTAATCAAATGTCTGGTAGCATATGTTGTCTGTCCATCATTACATGTAGGTAActaaaaggaattcttttttttaagttttttatttattttgagagacagagtggggggggggcagagaaagagagagcaagaaagagaatcccaagctggctccacactgtcagcccagagccccatgcagggtttaaactcacaaactgtgagatcatgacctgagccgagatcaagagtcagatgcttaacccagatgccctgaaagtAATTCTTAATATCATGTTACATCACTTCATTCAAATTTGTTTCTGACATCATCATAGAAATACACTACACCACCTCTAAAATACTCCCAATCTCCCCTGCAACGTCCCACTTTACCTTCTTTGTTTCTATCCTTGGTGTTTATAGTCCTCggcattgtttttctatttcttcccaacTTAGTAAGCCCTCAAAACTATTTTTGAACAGGTAAATATATGAATGATCGTCAGGTCATTTTACCACCACAGAGTTCATTTGTTCatctttaaaggaagaaattgttCACTAGATCTATTGTTTCCAGTCCAGCTGCTCATTGGGAATATCTGGAGAATTGATGAAAAATAAGATTCTTGATAAGCCTTCTTTGCCTATCAATGTTAAATGTCTGTATTTAGATTctaggcatgtgtgtgtgtgtgtgtatgtgtgtgtgtgtatagatatagatatatagatattacCATGTCATCCAAATATGCTATAGATTAGTATTCAGGAATCACAATATCACATGATTTCTGGAGTCTTACTGAGCTGTAAGTGTCTACGTCTTGAGTTCCACATGCTTatggcattttgtattttttttttaaatttttttttcaacgtttatttatttttgggacagagagagacagagcatgaacgggggaggggcagagagagagggagacacagaattggaaacaggctccagagccatcagcccagagcctgacgcggggctcgaactcacggaccgtgagatcgtgacctggctgaagtcggacgcttaaccgactgcgccacccaggcaccccggcattttgtatttttctcatctcttgAATAATAACCATTTCAATGAGTTCAAATCTTTTCCTTTTCGCTTTACACATAGCACTTGATGATGTGAACAGAGTAGAACCATCATGAATGCAAGAACTCTGAATGACTGTAAGTCCATGCACTGTATCTTGCAAGAAATATagtgtaattttacattttatagtttCCCATATAAACTAATTTGTCATGATATAAACAAGTGACGCTGCCGAGATGAGGAGACTGAacctcagagaggctaagtactAACCCAGTATCAGAGATATTATATAAGAGCATGTCTAGTGCCTTAAGAGTTCTCATCTAGTATTAAAACACGTATTTATGTGTGTGATTTTTACATAGATATACTTACTCCTTTATTAAGGTATAAGGGACATGTAAAATACTGTACCTATTTAGTGGACACTACTCAAAGAGTTTGGGGATAAGTATACATACCTGTGAAAACATCTCCACTATCAAAGCCATACACATATCCTCACATCTCCAGGTTTCCTCTGCCCTCTTTGTTACTGTCACCTTGTAGGGAAAACATTAGTATAAGATTTCCCCTCTtggcaaattttaagtatacaatgcAATCCTGCTAATTATAGGCACTATGCCAGAACTTATCTCACTTGAGTAATTGAAACACCGTATATTTTGAGTATTACCCCTCCATTTCCCCCATCTTttaacccctggaaaccaccattagATTCTCCGTGTCTATGtgtttcactattttatttatttattttttaaaaattttaagtgtttatttggttttgaatgagagagaatacaagcaggggaggggcagagagagagagggagacacagaatctgaagcagggtcctggttctgagccgtcagcacacagtcccatgaggggcccgaacccatgaactgtgagatcatgacctgagtagaagtgaagtcggccacttaactgactgaaccacccaggcgcccctgagtgtcACTATTTTAGGTGACTCAcaaaagtgagatcatacactatttgtctttctgtgtctgacttattgaAACTTATTGAGTTAGCAAACATCCTTAACACTTACTGGATTAGCAAACATCCTTAGGGTCCATTTGTGTTGTTGCAAATCTCAGGGTTCCCTTCATTACTAAGGTTGAATAATGTTCTGTTGTAcgtataaaccacattttctttatccatctatccatagaaaggtatttttaatatccacaccacccaaagcaatccaaagattcaatgcaatacttACCAAATATCAATGGCGgtttttatagaaacaaaaatggtggtttttatagaaaaaaattctaaaattcatgagGTAGCAGAAAAGACCTCGAATATGCAAAGAAATTCTAAGTAAGAGTAACAAAGATGGAGTACCACCCttacttatttcaaaatatattacaaagctaaagTAACCGAACTATATGgtattggtataaaaacagacatataaggCAATGTAGCAGATTaaacaacccagaaataaacccacacacatataGTTGATTGCTCTTCAACAAGAGTGTCAATACTATACAATGGGAAACAAATAGTTACTTCAAGAACctatgttgggaaaactggatatccacatccAAGATAATAAAATCCAACCCTTATCTTACACGAGGCACAAgagtaaaactcttaaaagaagaCATAACGGTGAAACTTTATGATATTGGACTTGGTAATGATTTCATGGATATGACACCACAAACACagacaacaaaagccaaattaggTAAGTGGGaatacatcaaattaaaaatcttctgcaccataaagaaaacaatcaacagaaagaaaaggcagtttacagaatgggagaaaatacttgtacATCACTTGAACAGTCATTCCCCAAGaaaggcatacaaatggccaactggCCAACACGGAAAAATACcgaacatcactaatcatgagatAAATACAAAACTAAAGCGTTGTTATGAATTAGaagctagggcacctgggtgctgcCATCggtaagggtctgactcttggtttcggctcaagtcatgaactagCAGTTTGCGAGATGAGCCcgtgtagggctctatgctgactgcgtggagcctgcttgggagtctctgtcttcttctctctctctgcccctcttctgctcgtgctctctcaccccctctcttcaaaataaataagtaaataaacttaaaaaaaaattaggggcacctgggtggctcagtctcttaagtgtccaacttcagctcaggtcatgttctcacggtctgtgagttcgagccgaacatcaggctctgtgctgacggctgagagcctggagcctgcttcagattctgtgtctccctctctctctggccctgccctgcttgctctctctctctctctctctctctctctcaaaaataaatacacattttaaataaataaataaataaataaaccctggaaaaattctataaattcagTAAGTATTAACATGTAGTAAATTATTCCAGAACCACTTTCCTTTTATAGTGAGTAAATCACCATGAGAATTTTACACGAGAAGATAATTGGAGTATATTCCTCTTGGGGCATATCCTGTGGTTTCATCAACAATTAAGGGgatataagcaatataaattAATCATATTCGTGATGTATCTACCGCTGCCTTGGCTGTTCTACAGGTAAGAGAACATTCCAGATCACTTGTAGAATATTTTAGGAGGTGAAATCTAAAATATCAGGGTCAAACCTGTTATGAGATCCCCAATACTAAGCCCTTCAGTTTTTGCCTATTGCACAGGTGaataaatacaacaaagaaaatagaaactaatGAATTTATGTTTGTAGAGTTAAATAAAAGTGCCCCAAATTGAGTactctttcattttcctgatggaagacagagaagtttcaagcaaaaacaggaaaatgtgtcACTGGAGGGCAAGAAAACACTTGACCTATTCACCACTCTGGGAGCTTATATTTTGCTATGATGAGGAAAACAATcaagtgtctttttattttgttagctTTGTGCGGTCAAAGCCACTTCAGATTATTGCTATTTCATATTGTTTCTCCAGTcttgatgtttaaaaattatctcaataTTTACCAAGAATCGCGTTTCATTCTACCAGAGGCGGCACGGGAGGAAGTCGGTTAGAGAACTAAGCCATGATATTCCAGGAGGTAGTATGAAATGGTGCAAAACACATGCACTCTGGGTGAGACACTGGAGTGAATCTGGGCCCTGAGACTTATTATCTGTGAGAGTTGCTACAAGACCGAAATAAAGTAACACACATAAAAGTCTGTTCCTTCTACGTGTGCTCAGTACACGGATAttacttttctcctcttttgCAAACTGTCTCAATGTCGAGCCCAACATATTTGGAAGTGTCTGCCTTCTATTCAAGTTGTCTTTTTAAAGGTGGCTTTAGCTTAATTTTAGCACTTGTCACTGTATTCAATTCTTCCAGAATCACATTTTCTCTCTATAACTCGGAGtcctttcagtattttaataCTGACATACTTACATCCAATATGAGTTTTATCTGGACATCTAGCAGAAATTCCTGTTTCAAGAGAAATTTGCCTAAAATTCTTAACCTGATAGTCTTTCCTTGCCTTATTTACCCCAGTAAATTTAAGCCCACTGTAAAGTTGCCCACTGAATAGTAGCCAATGGAATTATGGGGATCTGTGTGTATTTTTGGTATCAGCAGATTATAACATTCACAAAGCTTCTTTACTCTCTAAAGAATAATCCAGAGActtaaagaataagaagaaaataacataattaaaatagaagTCATTGGATTTAATCCCGAGaagataatgtgtttttttaaatatgaaatttactgtcaaattggtttccatacaacacccagtgctcatcccaacgacaGGATAATGTTTTAACGTGTATTAACAATCactaaaacaggggcgcctgagtggctcagtctattacgcatctgacttctgctcaggtcatgatctcagggctggtgAAAACCACCCCCAggtgcgctctgtgctgacagctcagagcctgaagcttgcttcaaattctgtttccatcactctccgcctctcccccactcacacactgtctctttttctcaaaatataaacatttaaaaaacatcgCTAAACAATATATCACATGTAGCTAAAGAATGAACCATCTGGCTCAGGGCTCTGGAAATGTATACTTTTCAATGAttacttaaaatgttaattttgtgcCTCAATATTTGCTACTGTTTTAAGAAGTAACTATATCTGATTACAAACATTCAGTCATATGGCCATCCTAAATTTGCTTTACGTATTTATTACTTTACACATTTAATTCGTCAGCCTGgctgtattttttatattatcttgtCTACTGCACTATTCAAATACattaattactctttttttaattttttaatgtttgtttatctttgacaaagagagagagagagagagagagcgcgcgcgcgcacgagtgggggaggggcagagagggagacagcatctgaaacaggctgcaggctccaagctgccagcacagaacctgccacggggcttgaactcatggacagtgagatcatgacctgagctaaagtcagacactcaaccgactgagccacccaggcgccccaaacacatttctatttttaagaacaGTAAACTGTGGATAGAAAGCCTAACATCATACATGGCTTTTAATCATGAACCTGGCTgaagatgcctgggtggctcagacagttaagtatccaaatttggctcaggtcgtatctcacttttcctgagttctagccctgcaccaggctccctgctgtcagcatggagactgcctcagatagattctgtctctctctgcccctaccctgcttgtgctctctctctctcaagaataaaataaacagtaaaaaaaaaatcgtgaACCTGGCTGATGAACACATGCTTTCAGATTCTAAATGCTGTGTTGCGTTGAACAGGGTATATCATTGAACCGATGGTGAAATGGTATTGGAGCTGATATTTTTCTTGTGACTCCCAGTCATAGATTTCATCATACCCGTCAAAGTTTGCActgcatttcttttgttgtgtGTCTACCTCATGTACATAAACTTTTTTACCCCTTGTCTAAATAAACACTTGTCTCAGCCTCTATATCAGTTAATATTCATGTCACACAGTTCCCTATGGCTTTTTCAAATAGGAAAACAATATACAAAGTTTTTCCTCAATCAAGTTATTAagccattttaattaaattatacatttaacaGCATTTTATAATATTAGAACCACTCAAAAATAGTCAGTTAATTAGACTATAAAGCTTGTGGGTTCTAATTTGTTttgttatagtttttatttctaatacataAATTGCAACCTAAAATCTGCCTTCTtgatattttatatgaatatttttttggttttcattgcCTTCAATCCCTCCAATAAATCTATGGAAATGTTTTCTGCTGATATTGACAATTTCTAGGcaatcttgattttgttttttcagaaagtttttgGGATGTACCTCCTTCTGCTTCCAACATTATTTCTAATCCAAACAgctctttctcttactgatgggATCCATGTTAATGTATTGAAACAAGGGCTTGACTTGTTCCAATACATTAACATTATGAATTTACGTAGAGCACACATTTTTATTAGCAGCAGATAATGTGCTCTGAAGACTGACTTCAATTTCATATGAGTGggtattaaaaaacaagaaagaaagaaaggcaatggaaggaagggaggaaagaaggaaggaaggaagaaaacaaagaaaaaaaaagaactaaaaaattacTTCAGTAAAACTTGTCTTCAAACTTGTGCTATATAATTGGCTAATAATTGAAACTCTGGATTCAGGTACGGGTTTGACTCCCAATTTTGTAACACTTGATCCACCGTCTTATCATTGTCTTCTGATCTGCAGCTGAGAACATTTACAGGGCCAAAACATAAATATGAGGGTATGCCTCATGTGCCTTTGAGTTAAAATAGTGAGTCACAAtaatatgtgttctttttctagtgaataaattattattttatggatATCTTCAAGTTTGTTCCATGAAGTATCGACATGAAGAATGTCACTGAAGTCACCACATTTGTACTGAAGGGCTTCACAAACAACCTTGAACTACAGATCATCTTATTCTTCCTGTTTCTAACAATCTACCTCTTTACTCTGATGGGCAACTTAGGACTGGTTGTATTGGTCTTTGGGGATTCCCGGCTCCACAACCCCATGTACTATTTTCTAAGTGTGTTATCATCTGTGGATGCCTGCTATTCCTCAGTAATTACCCCAAATATGTTAGTAGATTTCATGTCAAAGAATAAAGTCATTTCATTCCTTGGATGTGCAACACAGATGTTTCTGGCTGTTACCTTTGGGACCACAGAATGCTTTCTCTTGGCTGCAATGGCATATGACCGCTATGTCGCCATCTACAACCCCCTCCTGTACTCAGTGAGCATGTCACCCAGAGTCTATGTACCACTCATCGCTGCTTCCTTTGTTGGTGGCATTTTGCATGCTTGTGTACACACCATGGCCACATTCAGCCTGTCCTTCTGCGCATCCAACGAAATTAGACATGTCTTTTGTGACATCCCTCCTCTCCTCGCCATTTCTTGTTCTGACACTCACACAAACCAGCTTCTACTCTTCTACTTTGCAGGGTCTATTGAGATATTTACTCTATTGATAGTCCTGACCTCCTATGGTTTTATTATGTTCATAATTCTAAGGATGCATTCTGCTGAAGGAAGACGAAAAATCTTTTCTACATGTGGTTCTCACCTAACTGGAGTGTCAGTTTTTCACGGTACAGTTCTCTTCATGTACGTGAAACCTAATTCCAGCTATGATTTGGATCATGACATGATAGTGTCAGTATTTTACAGCATTGTGATTCCCATGGTGAATCCCATGATCTATAGCTGGAggaacaaagatgtaaaagacgCAATGCAGAAAGTGTTTAAGAAAAATTGATTTATCAGTgatgtatattaatttatatttttacagtaaaattaaattaaaagtgagAGTGATGTTCTGCATTTAAATATGGAGGAgatatgatgaaaatgttttcagt is part of the Felis catus isolate Fca126 chromosome D1, F.catus_Fca126_mat1.0, whole genome shotgun sequence genome and harbors:
- the LOC101082261 gene encoding LOW QUALITY PROTEIN: olfactory receptor 5T2-like (The sequence of the model RefSeq protein was modified relative to this genomic sequence to represent the inferred CDS: substituted 1 base at 1 genomic stop codon); amino-acid sequence: MKNVTEVTTFVLKGFTNNLELQIILFFLFLTIYLFTLMGNLGLVVLVFGDSRLHNPMYYFLSVLSSVDACYSSVITPNMLVDFMSKNKVISFLGCATQMFLAVTFGTTECFLLAAMAYDRYVAIYNPLLYSVSMSPRVYVPLIAASFVGGILHACVHTMATFSLSFCASNEIRHVFCDIPPLLAISCSDTHTNQLLLFYFAGSIEIFTLLIVLTSYGFIMFIILRMHSAEGRRKIFSTCGSHLTGVSVFHGTVLFMYVKPNSSYDLDHDMIVSVFYSIVIPMVNPMIYSWRNKDVKDAMQKVFKKNXFISDVY